The following is a genomic window from Rhodoferax sp. PAMC 29310.
TTTGCCAGCCAATTGACCTCCAATGTCGCAAAGTGAGGCGTCGCTTGACTTGACTCAAGGCTTGTTTCGCGGTAACTTAAACAAGGAATGCCTGCCATTGCATCGGTTCTTGGGGGGTATTTGCGCGAGTGAGCCCCTATTTCAAAAGAACAGCAAGCAAATCAACAATAGGAACAAACGACATGAACTTTTCCGCCTTTATCGACACGCTACAGGCCAATCTGGGGAACCACCTGTTTCCCCTTTTGGGCGCGGTCGCCATTCTGCTCATTGGCTGGTTTATTGCCGTCGGACTTCGCGCCTTGGTGCGCCAGGGCCTGCACAGCTTGGGCATGAACAGCCGCTTCACCAGCCTCACGGACCAGAAAATTGATCTGGAAAACGCACTGGCCTTTGCCGTGTTTGCCGTGGTGCTTTTGCTCACCTTGGTCGGCGTGCTCAATACGCTGAATCTGAGCATTCTGTCGAGCCCGTTCAGCGCGGTGACCACGCAACTCTTTGACTTTGCGCCGCGCCTGTTTGCCGGCCTTATTCTGGGTGTCGTGGCGCTACTGGTGGCCTCCATTGGCCGCGCAGGCGTCAACAAGGCGCTGGACTCCACCAAGCTGGACGAGAAACTGTCCGCTCATGCCGGCATGAGCCCCATGAGTGTTGGCTTGGGCCATGCGGTGTTCTGGATCATCATCCTGCTGTTTTTGCCCTCAATCCTCAGCGCGCTGAAGATGGAAGGCCTGTTGGAGCCCCTGCGCGACATGTCAGCCAAGGTGCTGGACATGCTGCCTAATATTCTGGCCGCCGTGGTGATTGGTGGTGTGGGCTGGATCATCGCCCAGGTGTTGCGCAATATCTCGGTCAATTTGCTGCGCGCCGCCGGCGCTGACAAGGTCGGCAACGACGCAGGTATGTCCGACAAAGTTCAGATTTCCAGCCTGGTGGGCACGTTGGTGTTTGTGGTGGTCTTTTTGCCCGCCCTGATCGCGGCGCTGGACGCACTCAAGGTCCAGGCGATTTCCGGCCCCGCCATTGGCATGCTGGATGTGATGATGCAGTCGGTGCCCAAGGTCGTCGCGGCTGGTTTGATTTTGGTGGTGACATGGTTGGTGGCCACCTTTGCG
Proteins encoded in this region:
- a CDS encoding mechanosensitive ion channel, which gives rise to MNFSAFIDTLQANLGNHLFPLLGAVAILLIGWFIAVGLRALVRQGLHSLGMNSRFTSLTDQKIDLENALAFAVFAVVLLLTLVGVLNTLNLSILSSPFSAVTTQLFDFAPRLFAGLILGVVALLVASIGRAGVNKALDSTKLDEKLSAHAGMSPMSVGLGHAVFWIIILLFLPSILSALKMEGLLEPLRDMSAKVLDMLPNILAAVVIGGVGWIIAQVLRNISVNLLRAAGADKVGNDAGMSDKVQISSLVGTLVFVVVFLPALIAALDALKVQAISGPAIGMLDVMMQSVPKVVAAGLILVVTWLVATFASRLLTGLLAGAGFDGLPARLGMAQSFEKTSASVLVGRIAMFFAMLFASVEAADQLNFHKVSDVVTTFINFGGEVLLGSAIFVIGFMIANVAYNAIDRASGDSSKGLARIARYAILALVVAMGLRAMGIADDIVNLAFGLTLGAIAIAVALSFGLGGREAAGKLMSHWLSKFHKE